The Ziziphus jujuba cultivar Dongzao chromosome 12, ASM3175591v1 sequence GATTTCACATGTTTCGTCGGCTATGATTTTCTCCTAGGTTCTGATTGATTATCAACGGCTCCGATTTTGAATATGACGTAGCTTTTGTAATTGAGGGATGGAATGGCCATTTtccataaaatgaaaaataaaaatgatggaaTGCGACCAATCATAAAAGAGACAATGtttttattgatgatgatgCAAAGTATTGCTCATTACTACAAGTCCAATAATTGGGTCCAATATAAAATcgggcttgtttattcactctACAGGGCCTACTATTTCTCATTTCTGTTGCAAAAAAattacaggaaaaaaaaaaaaaaaaaggttttcgaTTAaggataacaaaaaataaaacaattaggCTAGTGCCGTCAAATTTTGTTTAGCAATTGATGTGGCATGTACTGTTCGTTTgcgatttaatttttttttaaagaataaataatattattgttacaatatttgataaataaaatttgatgtaAATTATGGAAAGtactaaaaaccaaaaagattttatgattatttatatttgttttagacatatccaatattttgtaattaaatataaaaagcaaCAATGTAAAGATGCTTcaccaataaacatatatatatgttaaaaatatatatttttttaaatacgaaAGTATTCTAAAATAATGTTAaagatacataaataaatatactaaattgtatatcaaatattatatattaatattttattaaaattttaattattaataaatctaaaataattaaatagtaacattaatataataatattttaaatattgttcaAATATTCTATATGTAAAAGAGGAGGTAAGATGCAGAAGTAAAAAATTGATAACAGGGCTACTTGTGTCGAGCAGACCATAATGGGAAAATGCTACATGATGAGATCTAATAAATGTATGAGCTGGACAGATTTACTGCTCCATTTTGGATGGCAGTGGATGGCAGTGGTAGTTGATGGACTAGAATAGTTAGAGTTTTTATTAGACCGTCTCattctctttttaaaaaaataaaaataaaaaaagcatctcgtttcaatttttaattagaaaaaatgaaagaataaagGTGATATATTTTGGGCATCTAACAGTGGATCCAACCGTATTGAGTGAATAAtttacatcatatatatatatatatattttttttttggggtgaatccGGAcaatttacataatttgtagGCTCATATGACTAAGCCCTTTTTATTGGGAGAGAAACTTGAATGGAACGCATGCAAATTGTGACCCCCACCCTGTCTTtcatttgttttgcttttttaccttttttataaccctttattttttcactctattattttttatttttctctctattttttcaCTACCTTTCAAGAACTGTGATATAGGAGATGCTTTCAATGCCCACCATGCATTTAATATTACACCAGCATTATTATTTAGAATGGatacatatatagaaatttgAATATTCAACCTCCAATTTTAATACCGACTAATGGTGGAAGATATaatcattttttcaaataattacaaTTATTAGGAAAAACACAACTAATAATATCAATTATCCAAAATAAAGTTCAAAAGTATCATTTTTCAAAGTTTGTCTATTTAATCAAACCCACATATTTGGATTATATCCCACTAAACGATGGAAAGTCGTTATGAACTTCAAATTAAGTTTTCTTGGCAAAGTTTCATTGCCGTTCATTTTATTCTAGTCAGCGGCTCAGCCAAACTTTTTTCATTATtcattatttcttattttattcttCTCTGTAGTGTTTACAAGATAGAAGTGAATGAAATCCTACTTCATGCCATTTTTATTGGATCTAGAACTTTTATCACGGAATGTAAAAACATGTGTGAAAGATGAGAAGCCATAAACTTCTCCCCAATTcgtcaaattattttattttttaacatatttttagttttgataaaacttgatttttttttaatatgccgGTACAGCAAAAAGAGTTTTGGTGGGTTATTatggataaataataatgaagaaagtaaataaaatgaaaagcatGTAAATAGAAAGCTTTGTTCAGATTCACCGgccaaaaatattttgacaggTGTCCTGGACAGAACATTCCAGTCCCACTGACATTTTTCTTCTCGCGTCCAAACACCTTGCcaattcattttcaattttcttgtttTCGATAACTCATCTGTAGTTTTGTTGCTTTTTGTGTTCCAACATgacaaaatgaaaagaaaattatctattttcctttcctttttttcagaCATTTGTGCCAATTTTATTTTCAGCATCTATAGCAATCAATACCCACTTTGAATCTTCTCTCTGTCTGAAAATTgattacttaattttttttttttaaattatgtaattACCTTTTTTAAATGCACGTAACTACCTTTAAATAATGTAATGATTGTTATACCATACGGTAGATGCCGACATAGCaagtatgattttttattttttcagccaaaaaaaaagtatcattttttattttccggcaaagaaagaaaaaaataaataaagtatcatttttttattttttttaattggcatGAACTAATTAGAGATCAACAATGACGTCTCACATACATGCAGCCTCTGACATTCTGTATATGCTCTCCTGGTCCAGTTTTTATCCACACAATCATCGTTTGGTACTTAAGTTCAAcaagaaacaatatatattaaataaaaagaaagattatattaattaacaaccaAATAAGtgtgtaaaataataataattgatcaatccaaaaaaaatataataataaggaaaataaattataatattattataaaactaaaataaaatattcagaatatatatatatatatatacccgaagattaaaagaaaaaaatttaaaaattgagtcTGTTGTATTCATAGGTTGGTTTCaacggtaaaaaaaaaaaatatatatatatatatatatatatttttaaaaaaagtcatGTCCCATTAACCTCAATGATacatattaaatgaaaaaattaaataaaaatttgtattaattctTAAACTGTCCCATTAACCTCCacgataaaaattaaataaaaaagctgTAATAATTGGTAAAAAATTATGTGCCATTACTTACTATCACAAAGCAAGAAGTTTTTAttaccataataataataataaagcaagGAGTCTTGGTGAGGAGCATTTGCTTAACAAAAGGGGGTGTAGGACAAATATTGTGTAAAATATATAACCCTAGGCCTCGAAGATGAGAGGGTAATATATATCATGATGTCATTATGTATCCGCTTCACTTATCATGTGTGatatatttaacaatttataattatacattaaataatattaaatttattaaaatatttaaaaaatttgttaattaaataaaatatcaaatgatataataatattttattaattttttaaatttaaaaattcactcaTCCATGTTTAAGttatatgaaaatatcaataaataatatcttaatatatatcatttgattaataaatttaataaatattttaatatccgTAATATTCTTATGGACCATatcaaaacaacaataaaataaagcattggCCATGTACTGGTAActaatcacataaaaataaaaaaaattcccttGAATATGGGCTTTTTTTGGGCTTTAGAAAGCAAATAAAATTACCCTAAActttcattaaaatatatttcaatttccttccctttattttatttttttccaatgtCCTTCCTAAACTTTGACATAATGTGAATTTgctccctttttatttttattttttatttttgttatactttGGCAAAATTGATTGGACAGTATATAAAATGCTtgcgtatttatttattttgccaaGTGTATAAAATGCTtgcttatattaaaaaaatatgtttaaacaaaattttgttttagtccaatttgatgaaaaagttaaaaacgaTATGGAGAACATAttgtttgtgtgttttttttttttttccagcaatttttttttaaagttttgtttaaaatatagtttattAATATGAGTAAGCATTTCAATATTATCAAccaattttgccaaattttaacaaaaaaaatttaaagagatAGCAAATTGATAGTGTGTCAAAGTTTCGGGAGGACATTGCAACCGAAACAAAGcagggaacaaattaaaacctTAGTGCAAGTCTATGGtggttttatgtatttttcattttttgtttgcttGTTTGCTCGGAAAGTAGTGCTGTATAAATTATCTTTCTTGATTTCCCATtgaatatagattttttttatttttttatttttttgttttttgagggCGTGCATGTTCCATGGTAGTCCtaaagaattaattattggaaaccttttatttatttatttatttttttttttgctgaaaataaTTAGTAGCCACTTGAGTATCTGATACGTgttccaaaataattaatcaaagcaaattaaaaacaaaaaaaaaataacaatttggcTTCGTTGTCTGTGCTTTTAGACTTCTTCTTTCCTTCATTCTTGGCGTTTATTGCGCTTTCAGGCCCTATGTAATTCTTCAACTACTGCtccttttgttttccttaaaaaaaaaattgaaatttccgTCCAATTTTATTTCTACCGTTCCAAAAGAAAATGATCAAATTCTACAAATGAACCAACCCCATTTCCTACTTTCTTTATATAAGTGGAAGAAATTGCAAAATTGACATTTCTAATTCTTCCATTGGAAAAATCTATGTACTTTGGGGTTGAAGTTTCTTTATCGATTTTTTTAGGGTGGAGActattttctttctctcatCGACAATTTAATGTACATAAATTAGTACAAGaagaaatttctttaaaaaactaCGTTTTTTATGTACTCAAATAATTTCTTACTGGCCAAAagtcctttttgtaatgccgtACATTTAGAATTTGCTTTTGATGTTCAAGTAAAAATATGCACCTAGGAGACTTTGACTACGTGACAAAgcaacttctttttctttacaagTATTACTTTTCATGAAAGACCAACTTGAAATAATATTCGCACATATGAAAGGGACATCCACAAAAccattttcctaatttttttttttaaattagcactttcatatataattgataacGGTGGTAGATTGTGTTTTAAGGTAACCcattatttatttacaaaaaagtTGTTTGCCAAATTATTACaagtccaaaaaaattatttatatttagcttATCAATATCAAAATTGCTGAGAAATCAGTCTCAGAATGGGTTTCCTTTAGAATGAGTTGCTGATTATTTCGTTTGAACTAAAGCCACCTTTGAAGTGGTGACAaatcctttttaattttgtcgCCGCTCCTTATAACGCCAACACCTACACCTTATCTTTCTCCATTTTCAtgttgaaattgatatctggaagcaaccattaaaattatttttttcattttaagtaaaccaatattaaaaatcattttattatgaaagagcattatttattttattttattattttttttactgcaAGGGAAAAATAACCTGCTATTATAGCAGTGGCATAATGGCAAAAAGAATTCAAAGTTTTGGAGTATATGGTAAGTAGACAATGTCAGTACACGTGGTGTTCGATGGATAGCCTGAATGGGAGAGCAAATATGAAATATCCAAATTAACATTCTCAGCCTGTCAAAGCCCAGACAAGACCATCTACCGAAAACTGGACAAATCTTTGCACTTTAACGTGTATGTGACCCTTACAGTAAGAAGGATACAAATGTCCTATCCAAACCCCCCACTAATGCTCCATTTTCTTCACTAATTGCATCTctatttaagagaaaaaaaaaccacatcaGAGGACAAAGATTCAAAATCTCtttcactttattattattattattattattactatttttttggggaaaagacGATGAAGAATCGAAATCCTGTGATGGAGAGGCCATGGTTTCTGGTTATGAGTCTGGCTTGTTTGGTTGCGGCGGGGCTGTTGATAGCCAGTTTTATCCGAGGCGGAGATAAGTTACAGCTGTGCTCGCTTCCAAACACCAAAACTCAAATCTCGAACGACTACGTGCCGACGGCTATGCAACTCCAAGCGATCCTCCACTACGCCACGTCGAAGGTCGTGCCGCAACAATCAGTGGGCGAGATCAAGGTCTCGTTCAACGTCCTCAAGAACCTCGCCCCTTGCAACTTCCTCGTCTTTGGCCTCGGACACGACTCGTTCATGTGGGCCTCGTTCAATCCGCGTGGCACCACGCTATTCCTCGAGGAGGACCCGAAGTGGGTCCAGACCGTGCTCAAGAACGCTCCACAACTCCGGGCATTCACGGTCAACTACCGAACGCATCTCCGGGAAGCAGACCGCCTCCTCTCCTCGTACCGCTCCGAAAGTCTCTGTTCGCCGTCGACGGCGGTGCTACGTGGCAACACGGGGTGCAGATTAGCGCTGCATAATCTTCCCAAGGAGGTGTACGATAAGGAATGGGACCTGATCATGATCGACGCGCCGCGGGGCTATTTTCCAGAAGCTCCGGGTCGGATGGCGGCGATCTACTCGGCGGCAGTGATGGCGAGGAACAGGAAAGGATCGGGTGTGACGCACGTGTTCCTGCACGACGTTGATCGGAAGGTGGAGAAGACGTTTGCCGAGGAGTTTCTTTGCCGGAAGTACTTGGTCAAGGCGGTGGGAAGGCTATGGCACTTTGAGATTCCTTCCGCTGCTAACGTAAGCCTGTCTGGTCAAAGTGGCGCTAGTTTCTGCTAATATGCGCCCCTGGATATGCTACGCCCCCCACCCTTCCCAAATAATAGAGAATATGATAGTGAGAGTGAGAATTGACATTGAATcactgtttttttgttttgtttttggaatttttcAAATGGAGGAGAGTGGGTGATACTACGCACCTCTTCTGAATTAGGGCGTATCTTTTCTAAGATGCGCATGGGGCGTAAGTGGCGAGCAGAATGATGATATTAGTGAAGCTGTAATTTTGGGGTGCGAAAAAGGaagttaattttgaaaatagatATTGATATGAACACAGTTTTTTTCTAATGCCGATATTTTTGACTTTGTTACCTGATTAATAATTCATAATAACAAATCCATGGGAGCGTTTTGCTAAATGAAATGCAGATGCTCTGGTTGTTTTTCAATTTGAGAGCTCCTTTgattgttttcatttattttgtttaaatgaGCAATTAGAATTTGGAATCATTGTCTCAACGACAACCCCAGTTAGGAATCCGCCGTACTATGTAACTTCCTAAATATTGtcaattaattgtatttttaagtttagctctatttattattattattattattattattttttaagacaTTATTATTTGTTCAGAAAAAGGTtatctatttgttttttctctcgCTGTTATAAGGTATAAAAGATTCGACCCTAATTATAGAAAATGTTTCCGCATGGACAGGTTTAGCTTTAATTAAACAGGTGGcagtaataatttattttggtaGTATTGAAATTTAAGACTACGTTTCAAATTGGAGTTTTTGTAAAAGCTTAAGCTTGCCCATTGGGTTAGGTTGGGAATCCAAATATCCCAACTCCTTCCAAGCAGCCCAAGTTTTTTTCCTATAAAACTGTTTTGGTTTATTCCTATTTTGGATCAATAAACTgcttctttctttgtttatgGTTGCTACTTGGACATATCCAGTTCTTCTCCCAGGGAGAACAATAGATTTGTTATTCCTACTTGCtagtatatttctttttgtcttttcaaatattataatatgtagTTCAATCAAAGTCTTTCAATAAGATATTCatcaaaagagaaaagaagtaTATTAAGaaggtcaaaataaaaaaaaaattctgtcaATAATTTGATAGAATTACCCTGGAATATATTTAGATATTCTTTAAGAATCACAAAGATAGATCACCGGTACAATATCGTCCATACGATACTGCGATTAGCAATTGTATATGATGTTGCTATTGGCAACATCCTCCCTGTGAAGCTAAATTATTGATATAGAGCTTTAtacaaaacttataaaaaaaaaaaaaattgatttaattattatatcatttatatttatacttgaaatattataaatttaaaatattaaaaattgttgTAAATAATCCATAGAAGTTGACAAACGACAAACGATATACATTAAGATGGatggcaaaataaataataacaataataataaatagttatatAAAACAAACCTTGATTGCGAATCTTTCTTGATCAATAACCCGTGATCAAGTTTACTATAATTTATGCTCAAAACAATAAGTAAATGAAGTAAGCATAAAGCCCGAAGCTTCACTCCCATATGGTAGATACCGATgtagcaagtatatatatatatatatatatatttttttaaataatgatattaCTCATTAGAATCAACAATGACGTGGCACATATAAACAGCTTCTGACGACTTTATATGCTCTCCTGCCCAAATCTTTTTTATGATAACTCTCTCCTGGCCCAATCTCACCCATTCAATTATGGTTTGGTacataagtcaaacaagaaataTAGCACTGATAATGGTGGGGGATTACAATACAGTGAAGGCAGAGGAGGCAGAGCAAGCCGCAaaccagaaaacaaaaaaaaaaaaaaacaaaaaaaaaggggaaaaaaaaaaattatagatcaGAAGAACAAaagcatataatataaattttatctcATTATTTCAAGTATTATTCATAAACCTAAACGGCAATGGCCAAAGCATCAAACGACTTTCTCCTAACCAGAAGGCAAGTAATCATAGACGGCTGAGCATGAGTATTACTAAGAGAGCAAAGCACAAAGTCAGGCCTATGGAGAGCAAGAGAAAGTCTATCTTCCCCAAAGACCAAACCTGTTGCATCAAGAAGAACATGCCAAGAATTCCTATGTGCCTCCGATACCCAATGCATGGAATATCTAGTCTCATTCACACTTGCCGGATATGAAAAAAGTCCTTTTGGGCTATGTTTGCATTTCCTTCTGAAATACTGACTAAGCTGTGAACCTTTTATCCTCAGATTCAACCAAGTTTCTGGTGCAGGAATTACTTTTGCTTCTTTCTGAGCTGCAAATTCTCTAATGCAATCCAACCCTTCGTTAATAATGGTCATATAGAAATTTCCCTTGAAAAAAGGGTAACTCTTTCCTATCATCATCATAGCATCTTTGTAGTTGGCCATGAAAAGGACCAAGTAATCCTCCTGTGCTAACCCACAGTGCTTCAAAGCTCGGTTTCGAGCTTGGACTTCAGGGATTGAAACAAAATTCCCTTGAAATGAGCATTTCTTGGTGAGGATGTCGAGGAGTTTTGAAGACTCTAATTGGGTGTTATCAAGATCAGAAAGAACACTACTAAAAGATAAGGAGGAAGACTCTTTTGGCACTGAAAAACCTTTTGGAGACTTGGACTTTTCATGGGGTGGGGTTTCTGAAGAAGATTGGTATTCATTTGTAGAAAGATTATCATAGCCAAAATTTTCTTCCACTTCCACTAAACCATTGCAATATTGTGGGTATTTGGCAAAGATATATTGCTGAACATATTGCATTTCACTTGGTGTTATTGGACCTGACCATCTTAGATCAAGACCATGGAGTGTTGAAATGGCTTCAGCTATCAAGTGAGCTGGGATCATCGTGCGTGCTTTCTGTGTAATTCCAtgaaatttaatcaaataaagcacttttttatttaaggcaaaattgaaatcacaaagTTGGAAGAAAACCCACTAAAGATTATACACtaataatccaaattagattatgtTTATCTATAACATAGAACTTACATTGATAATCATGCTGCTTGGTCTGCCATCTGGGCTTGGTGACTTTAgtagagaagctgaagctaatTCCTCAATTCCATCTTCTTCGTCCTACAAGTGGAAGTAAAGCAGAGAAACTCTAAGATTAGAATTGTTACAACTTGGAAGGGAAattcaagaaagaaaaacattttGGGGAGCTCagaaaagtggaaaaaaaaaaaaaatgttaccttAAATTTGCCATTCACGACGACCTTTTCTTCTATGTTATTTCCCATGCTCCCAGGAagcaagagaaagaaagagaaaaaagcagAGTAAAAGTAGAAGCAGAGAGAGGGTAGATATAAAGACTTTAGCCTTTATCACATTGACGTATTACTTCCAAAGCCTTCGTAAAATAATAGACGTATTGCTGCTTTGGAGTTGATGAGATTACTATTCTGGTCTTCACGACAAGGAGAGAAGCCCCGCCGTTTGACGACAGCTTTtgcaatattataaatcaaattatttGATGTTATGGCCATTATGATTAGCTCAGCAAAATGTAGCCTTTATGATTTACATTACCGAACCTAAACTGAAACGGATTAATTCAACGgggtataaaaaataatgtatgaaatcaacaaaaaaaagaagaacaagcatTCATGTATTTTCATATCATTAATCACGGACTTCTATAGCTAAAGCTACTGTTTAGTCTGGTAATGAATTACTAAaactctcaatatatatatatatatatatatataaatctacaCAATTTTGTCCTAAAAATAATTCTtggatattattataatttattaataaagtcTTAATTAAATGACTTAGAAAGTGAATTATTTAAGTAGTTAATCATGTAATTTTTGGTATTTAGTATATATAAACGACATTTGACAAATACTTGCCCTCTATTAAAAGATAGTAGAGAGTAGGAAACAATGAAAatttacccacaaaaaaaaaaaaaaaaggaaaaaggagaaGGAAACAATGAAATGGCAACAACCAACATATTAGTTTAATAAAGATGCTAAGTCAGAagtcaagaaaataaaaatgaaaattaaaatttgaagagAGCGTGACTAGTTTAGTATCTGAGGTGGAAGAGTGGCCCACATGGGTGGGATTTGGTGAGCAAACTGAGGCTGAGGCTGATGTCAGCCTATGACTGAATTAGAAAGAACACACAAAAATTAtactatcaaaatttaaaacggTATCAATCTGATAATTCGAATATAGGATGCTTAACATAATGCCAGAAGCCAATTAGCATAGCAGACTTGGCTCTTCTAAAGGGTCCGTTCAAGTatagttttgaatttttcaaaattctttttgtgtttttgtttctattaattaattattattattattttcttgtggGGTTTGGGGACCAAATGGAGATTATGAATTTTaattgacaaaaagaaaaaaagaaaaaagaagaaggaaattaTGAGTCTGTATTATgggtctatttttatttatttgtctagtAAATAGTTTGTATTGTGGGTTGGGTGTGCTAAAGAATGGTCCAAAGCATCAAATCCAAATATTATCATCCACACTCCAAAAAAGCTACGAGACTTGTACGTGAAAATGCAATCTAATCagttgttaaaaataaaaataaaaacaaaaacaaaaaagaaaggattTGTATGTGAAAAGTAATGCTTGAGGCACTATATATACTctataaatttacaatattactatttaatcagttaatattttaatataatttaaaaatagatagataaatCTTTAAAACAGATAAAATAACACGTATATTTTAAGTAGATATAAAGATATATTAATAGATTAAATAACACCTATAATGTTACTGGTACATCATTTTAagctttttttattacttttgttttcattttattatgcGACACATGGCAACGCCtagaccattaaaaaaaaaaaaaagtgagaaattGGCAACACCTAGACCTTCCACtttcttttagaaattttaaaattaattatttaaaaggtGCAAACTCCAGAGTAACGCCAACAACAAAAGAGTCAACATATTTGAGTTATACAATTGGAATTTTGTTCAATTGGCATCTCAGTCGGTCCAATATCTCACAATACACTCACCGTGCTTCCTCTACCAGAAATTCTGGATGGCTCGATCATACTGTAACCAGAAACTACCATCGAAAAAACCATACAATGTAAAATCTTTCACTGTACGGATTGTTATTATGGTTTTGGCTATGTAAAAAACAGTACTAGAATATAAATACGataataaaatgttaatataaTTACTGCCTAGTTTCTAACACACAATTACTCACGTTCTTGAGTAGATACATCAATTTTGGACCATGAATTCTTATCCCTATAACATCATATGACTGATCGAAGAACAAAAACCATACTGATTCGATGGGGATTTGACAAAAGCAAAGCGGCAATTCAAAAGCCATAGAAAATTAGTAATCCTGTACAAGATAAAGAGGAAAGTCATATTACAAAAAGTATTTCATCCGATCATCTCTCCTCATGGCATTGTAAACAGCTTGTACCTGAAAAGCACAATATAACTCTACGTCATTAGCGTCATCTACAATAAGAAACAAAATACACACTATACCCTTTGCCAAAGCCAGTTTTACTTTActccatttttatggttaaaAAGAGACTCAGTTTAACTCTAAATTTGTTTGATAATTAGTCCGGCTTATATGTGCTAGTCTCTTTTTTGACTGGTTTGAGTGTGGAATCATTATTCACACATATAAAGACGCACCTGCTCACTGGAAATGACTTGAACAGGTCCAATGTTTACAGATACATATTTGCCCCTTGATGATAGCTTTTGCCTCACACGGCCCTGTTAGAAACCGTAAGAGTAAATGCTAATTTTAATCAACAACTGATTGATATAGCTCAGATGTGAAACAACATGTCACTAACACTTcaaaattaacaacaaaaagGTTTTGTCAACTTATTTTATATGCACAATGAATTGGAAAAGTATCCTAAATTATGTCTAATAGAGATAGTAAGaaaattatctttctttcttttttttccgttttgtttttgtttttgttttttttttttttttttttcacccaaCAATAAAAGTTCATAAAGCAGCAAAGAAACCTTTCCGCCAAATGCAGCGAATATAAGTTAGAGAACTgagaaaatatatcaaatagcaGCTATGTATTGCAACTTTCCACTGCCTTCCTACTATAACCTTTGAGGGTAAGCATATTCCTTATTAAGTAAGCAATTATATTCTACAATAAAAAGAACCACATGCTTATAAATCAAATTTGAAGACATCCGTAATGACAGTAACTCATTGAAAAGGAGAGCAAACTATCTTAGTGTATAAGGCGAAACTAATCTCATTTGCCACCTCAAAATTAGGTCATACATCTTAAACATCAACATGCATTCTAATAACTCAACGCTTTAATGTAGCCAAGATATAACTAGCTTGTCTTgttaataaaatgatataaacaaAGGAGAACAATGAGCAATCCTTAGAAAGTAAAAGTCACTGAAATAATCAATTCTATCGAGTCCAAAATTAAGAAActctgcttaaaaaaaaaaaaaaaaaaaaagagttttaaaaaaaaaaaaaaaaacaatgcttGCATCTTAATCCATCAATCAGCAAAAAGGGTCACGAGAATTTAATTTGTATAATCAAACAGTATAAAATGCATACCTCAGGAATAGGTTGTTGA is a genomic window containing:
- the LOC107428316 gene encoding arabinogalactan O-methyltransferase 2, giving the protein MKNRNPVMERPWFLVMSLACLVAAGLLIASFIRGGDKLQLCSLPNTKTQISNDYVPTAMQLQAILHYATSKVVPQQSVGEIKVSFNVLKNLAPCNFLVFGLGHDSFMWASFNPRGTTLFLEEDPKWVQTVLKNAPQLRAFTVNYRTHLREADRLLSSYRSESLCSPSTAVLRGNTGCRLALHNLPKEVYDKEWDLIMIDAPRGYFPEAPGRMAAIYSAAVMARNRKGSGVTHVFLHDVDRKVEKTFAEEFLCRKYLVKAVGRLWHFEIPSAANVSLSGQSGASFC
- the LOC107428273 gene encoding uncharacterized protein LOC107428273, translating into MGNNIEEKVVVNGKFKDEEDGIEELASASLLKSPSPDGRPSSMIINKARTMIPAHLIAEAISTLHGLDLRWSGPITPSEMQYVQQYIFAKYPQYCNGLVEVEENFGYDNLSTNEYQSSSETPPHEKSKSPKGFSVPKESSSLSFSSVLSDLDNTQLESSKLLDILTKKCSFQGNFVSIPEVQARNRALKHCGLAQEDYLVLFMANYKDAMMMIGKSYPFFKGNFYMTIINEGLDCIREFAAQKEAKVIPAPETWLNLRIKGSQLSQYFRRKCKHSPKGLFSYPASVNETRYSMHWVSEAHRNSWHVLLDATGLVFGEDRLSLALHRPDFVLCSLSNTHAQPSMITCLLVRRKSFDALAIAV